A genomic stretch from Prionailurus bengalensis isolate Pbe53 chromosome E2, Fcat_Pben_1.1_paternal_pri, whole genome shotgun sequence includes:
- the IRX6 gene encoding iroquois-class homeodomain protein IRX-6 isoform X1, which produces MSFPHFGHPYGSASQFLVSASSSATCCESAPRSVPDVASGSTPAAALCCAPYDGRLLGSARPELGAALGIYGAPYAAAAAAQSYPSYLPYSPEPPALYGALNPQYEFKEAAGNFTPGLAQAGAYYPYEPTLGQYQYDRYGAVELSGTGRRKNATRETTSTLKAWLNEHRKNPYPTKGEKIMLAIITKMTLTQVSTWFANARRRLKKENKMTWAPKSKGGEERRAESGAEESLGCLNGDAKDASASQEARGLRLSDLEDLEEEEEEEEEEEEAEEEEAVATARDRLAEFHKDSQAQPAPYAAAAAREARLERRECGLAARPFSFIEPPGSGEADFLRAEPGGPTLTLHYPCREKPRIWSLAHTAAASAVDGAAPTPPRPRSPECRLIPGPPPGSGGPPAVPRDSAGEESSRAAKAFGNHPFALQGPPMNCAPCPRRREPAVRCQYPSGAEAG; this is translated from the exons TTTCTGGTGTCTGCAAGTTCCAGCGCCACTTGCTGCGAATCCGCCCCGCGCTCGGTCCCAGACGTGGCCTCAGGCTCCACCCCGGCGGCCGCTCTCTGCTGCGCGCCCTACGACGGTCGGCTGCTGGGCAGTGCGCGGCCCGAGCTGGGCGCGGCCTTGGGCATCTACGGAGCCCCCTACGCGGCCGCCGCAGCTGCCCAGAGCTACCCAAGCTATCTGCCCTACAGCCCAGAGCCGCCCGCGCTGTACGGGGCGCTG aATCCACAGTATGAATTTAAAGAGGCCGCAGGGAACTTTACACCTGGCCTGGCACAAGCAGGAGCCTATTACCCCTATGAGCCGACCCTGGGGCAGTACCAGTATGACCG GTATGGAGCGGTGGAGTTGAGTGGCACTGGCCGCAGGAAGAACGCCACCCGGGAGACCACCAGCACGCTCAAGGCCTGGCTGAACGAGCACCGCAAGAACCCCTACCCCACCAAGGGCGAGAAGATCATGCTGGCCATCATCACCAAGATGACCCTCACCCAGGTGTCCACCTGGTTCGCCAACGCGCGCCGGCGCCTCAAGAAGGAGAACAAGATGACGTGGGCGCCCAAGAGCAAaggcggggaggagaggagggctgAGAGTGGAGCAGAGGAGTCCCTGGGCTGCCTGAATGGTGACGCCAAAG ATGCTTCTGCAAGCCAGGAGGCCCGAGGGCTCCGGCTGAGTGACCTGGAAgacctggaggaagaggaggaggaggaggaggaagaggaagaggccgAAGAAGAGGAGGCGGTGGCCACCGCTAGGGACAGGCTGGCTGAGTTCCATAAAGACTCGCAGGCGCAGCCAGCACCATACGCCGCCGCGGCGGCTCGAGAGGCCCGGCTGGAGCGCCGGGAGTGCGGCCTGGCGGCGCGCCCCTTCTCGTTCATTGAGCCCCCCGGGTCGGGAGAAGCGGATTTCCTCCGGGCGGAGCCTGGGGGCCCCACGTTGACCCTGCACTACCCGTGCCGCGAGAAACCGCGCATCTGGTCCCTGGCGCACACTGCGGCAGCCAGCGCTGTCGACGGGGCAGCGCCAACCCCTCCCAGGCCGCGAAGTCCCGAGTGCCGTCTGATTCCGGGACCGCCTCCGGGCTCCGGCGGCCCACCCGCCGTCCCCAGAGACTCCGCGGGCGAAGAGTCTTCCCGCGCAGCCAAAGCCTTTGGAAACCACCCGTTCGCCCTGCAGGGGCCGCCGATGAACTGTGCGCCCTGCCCGCGGCGGAGGGAGCCTGCAGTGCGGTGCCAGTACCCGTCTGGAGCAGAAG CAGGTTAG
- the IRX6 gene encoding iroquois-class homeodomain protein IRX-6 isoform X2, whose translation MSFPHFGHPYGSASQFLVSASSSATCCESAPRSVPDVASGSTPAAALCCAPYDGRLLGSARPELGAALGIYGAPYAAAAAAQSYPSYLPYSPEPPALYGALNPQYEFKEAAGNFTPGLAQAGAYYPYEPTLGQYQYDRYGAVELSGTGRRKNATRETTSTLKAWLNEHRKNPYPTKGEKIMLAIITKMTLTQVSTWFANARRRLKKENKMTWAPKSKGGEERRAESGAEESLGCLNGDAKDASASQEARGLRLSDLEDLEEEEEEEEEEEEAEEEEAVATARDRLAEFHKDSQAQPAPYAAAAAREARLERRECGLAARPFSFIEPPGSGEADFLRAEPGGPTLTLHYPCREKPRIWSLAHTAAASAVDGAAPTPPRPRSPECRLIPGPPPGSGGPPAVPRDSAGEESSRAAKAFGNHPFALQGPPMNCAPCPRRREPAVRCQYPSGAEG comes from the exons TTTCTGGTGTCTGCAAGTTCCAGCGCCACTTGCTGCGAATCCGCCCCGCGCTCGGTCCCAGACGTGGCCTCAGGCTCCACCCCGGCGGCCGCTCTCTGCTGCGCGCCCTACGACGGTCGGCTGCTGGGCAGTGCGCGGCCCGAGCTGGGCGCGGCCTTGGGCATCTACGGAGCCCCCTACGCGGCCGCCGCAGCTGCCCAGAGCTACCCAAGCTATCTGCCCTACAGCCCAGAGCCGCCCGCGCTGTACGGGGCGCTG aATCCACAGTATGAATTTAAAGAGGCCGCAGGGAACTTTACACCTGGCCTGGCACAAGCAGGAGCCTATTACCCCTATGAGCCGACCCTGGGGCAGTACCAGTATGACCG GTATGGAGCGGTGGAGTTGAGTGGCACTGGCCGCAGGAAGAACGCCACCCGGGAGACCACCAGCACGCTCAAGGCCTGGCTGAACGAGCACCGCAAGAACCCCTACCCCACCAAGGGCGAGAAGATCATGCTGGCCATCATCACCAAGATGACCCTCACCCAGGTGTCCACCTGGTTCGCCAACGCGCGCCGGCGCCTCAAGAAGGAGAACAAGATGACGTGGGCGCCCAAGAGCAAaggcggggaggagaggagggctgAGAGTGGAGCAGAGGAGTCCCTGGGCTGCCTGAATGGTGACGCCAAAG ATGCTTCTGCAAGCCAGGAGGCCCGAGGGCTCCGGCTGAGTGACCTGGAAgacctggaggaagaggaggaggaggaggaggaagaggaagaggccgAAGAAGAGGAGGCGGTGGCCACCGCTAGGGACAGGCTGGCTGAGTTCCATAAAGACTCGCAGGCGCAGCCAGCACCATACGCCGCCGCGGCGGCTCGAGAGGCCCGGCTGGAGCGCCGGGAGTGCGGCCTGGCGGCGCGCCCCTTCTCGTTCATTGAGCCCCCCGGGTCGGGAGAAGCGGATTTCCTCCGGGCGGAGCCTGGGGGCCCCACGTTGACCCTGCACTACCCGTGCCGCGAGAAACCGCGCATCTGGTCCCTGGCGCACACTGCGGCAGCCAGCGCTGTCGACGGGGCAGCGCCAACCCCTCCCAGGCCGCGAAGTCCCGAGTGCCGTCTGATTCCGGGACCGCCTCCGGGCTCCGGCGGCCCACCCGCCGTCCCCAGAGACTCCGCGGGCGAAGAGTCTTCCCGCGCAGCCAAAGCCTTTGGAAACCACCCGTTCGCCCTGCAGGGGCCGCCGATGAACTGTGCGCCCTGCCCGCGGCGGAGGGAGCCTGCAGTGCGGTGCCAGTACCCGTCTGGAGCAGAAG GTTAG